The following coding sequences are from one Luteimonas sp. S4-F44 window:
- the fni gene encoding type 2 isopentenyl-diphosphate Delta-isomerase: MKLAAGAGDAASLVARKNDHLDIVLDDARARTRVATGLADYVFEHCALPELDLDAIDLSTTLFGRLLRAPLLISSMTGGALRATAINRHLAEAAQALGIALAVGSQRVALETPADHGLTRDLRRRAPDVPILANLGAAQLRDGGPDLARRAVEMIDADALIVHLNPLQEAVQRGGDRDWRGILGAIEQLATRTPVPLVAKEVGAGLSPDVARRLWNAGVSVIDVAGAGGTSWAAVEAERARDPADRAVAMAFAGWGIPTARAIADVRQALPEATLIASGGIRDGVDAAKAIALGADLVGQAASLLASAVASTEAVIAHFEIVVRQLRIACFCTSSRDLGALRNAPLRDQRGDRIPPPA, from the coding sequence ATGAAGCTCGCGGCCGGTGCCGGCGACGCGGCGTCGTTGGTGGCCCGCAAGAACGATCACCTGGACATCGTGCTCGACGACGCCCGTGCCCGCACGCGCGTGGCGACCGGCCTGGCCGACTACGTGTTCGAACATTGCGCGCTGCCCGAGCTCGACCTCGATGCGATCGATCTGAGTACCACGCTGTTCGGACGCCTGCTGCGCGCGCCGCTACTGATCAGCTCGATGACCGGCGGCGCGCTGCGCGCGACCGCGATCAACCGCCACCTCGCCGAAGCCGCGCAAGCGCTGGGCATTGCCTTGGCCGTGGGCTCGCAGCGGGTGGCGTTGGAAACCCCGGCCGACCACGGCTTGACCCGGGACCTGCGGCGCCGCGCACCCGACGTGCCGATCCTTGCCAATCTCGGCGCTGCGCAACTGCGCGACGGCGGCCCGGACCTGGCGCGGCGTGCGGTCGAGATGATCGACGCCGACGCGTTGATCGTGCATCTCAATCCGCTGCAGGAAGCGGTCCAGCGCGGCGGCGATCGCGACTGGCGCGGCATTCTCGGCGCGATCGAGCAACTGGCCACGCGTACGCCCGTGCCGCTGGTGGCCAAGGAAGTGGGCGCGGGCCTGTCGCCCGACGTCGCCCGGCGCCTGTGGAACGCGGGCGTGTCGGTGATCGATGTCGCCGGTGCCGGCGGCACCAGTTGGGCCGCAGTCGAGGCCGAACGCGCACGCGATCCTGCGGACCGGGCCGTGGCGATGGCCTTCGCCGGCTGGGGGATTCCGACTGCGCGAGCGATCGCCGACGTCCGCCAGGCGCTGCCCGAGGCCACGCTGATCGCCTCGGGCGGGATCCGCGACGGTGTCGACGCCGCCAAGGCGATCGCGCTGGGCGCCGATCTCGTTGGTCAGGCCGCATCGTTGCTCGCCAGCGCGGTGGCCTCGACCGAGGCGGTCATCGCCCATTTCGAGATCGTGGTGCGGCAGTTGCGGATCGCCTGCTTCTGCACCAGCAGCCGCGACCTCGGCGCCCTGCGCAATGCGCCCCTGCGCGACCAGCGTGGCGACCGCATCCCGCCGCCGGCATGA